The following are encoded together in the Rana temporaria chromosome 12, aRanTem1.1, whole genome shotgun sequence genome:
- the LOC120919561 gene encoding galanin receptor 2a-like → MELHQRLPWNVSLLDYLSPGNDSSWQSRPLSSNLLFSAHEPGTILLVVMYSASFLGGLAGNIMALRVLGTRRRRRCGFSGVSGTKDLLVNLAVCDMMVICICMPINLGHQVHNAWVFGGFLCRAVPFVQAVSVSASVLTLSVISLNRYYSVHNPMHARTFFTTRRITGMICLVWLLSSALCIPLLFMNRTQNLVLYPMKMDVVVCTESWPSLNTKLIYNFLLFCALYVFPVLFNLLICFLTSRRLWGAGDTLIDKNSWSMAGSRLKARRKIAKMVVALVLLFTLSWLPLYVLDIWIDINMTYAPFGEMFGNLQHDWILQLRPFAQWLGLTNSTLNPLCYCFVGNLYRSAKRFRNSYRERLVSMFSLSLTHAPGDPAAPRLLHYKASKDNMESRFKRGKLQSTFRPLNKNKSASSVPICEESPGLPMPVPT, encoded by the coding sequence ATGGAGCTCCACCAGAGGCTGCCTTGGAATGTCTCTCTCTTGGACTATCTCTCTCCTGGAAATGACAGTTCCTGGCAGTCCAGACCTCTGTCCAGCAACCTCCTTTTCTCTGCCCACGAACCAGGCACCATCCTCTTGGTGGTAATGTACTCTGCTTCCTTTCTGGGTGGCTTGGCGGGCAACATCATGGCTTTGAGGGTATTGGGGaccagaaggagaagaagatgtggCTTCTCTGGGGTATCAGGGACTAAGGACCTTCTTGTCAACTTGGCAGTGTGTGACATGATGGTGATTTGCATCTGTATGCCCATCAACCTTGGTCACCAGGTTCACAACGCTTGGGTGTTTGGTGGGTTCCTCTGCAGAGCTGTCCCCTTTGTCCAGGCTGTGTCCGTCTCTGCCAGTGTCCTCACCTTGTCTGTCATCAGTCTGAACAGGTACTATAGTGTACACAACCCTATGCATGCCAGGACTTTCTTCACCACCAGGAGAATAACTGGCATGATTTGtttagtgtggctcctgtcttctGCTTTATGTATCCCATTGCTGTTCATGAACAGGACTCAGAACTTGGTCCTCTACCCTATGAAAATGGACGTAGTGGTGTGCACCGAAAGTTGGCCAAGTCTCAACACGAAACTTATCTACAACTTCTTGTTGTTCTGTGCGTTGTATGTGTTCCCCGTCTTATTCAACCTCTTGATCTGCTTCCTGACAAGTCGACGACTTTGGGGGGCCGGTGACACTTTGATCGACAAGAACAGTTGGTCCATGGCTGGCTCCAGGTTGAAGGCTCGTAGGAAAATTGCCAAGATGGTGGTGGCACTGGTTCTTCTCTTCACACTCTCATGGTTGCCCCTCTATGTGCTAGACATCTGGATTGACATCAACATGACCTATGCCCCTTTTGGAGAGATGTTTGGAAACCTCCAACACGACTGGATTTTGCAGTTGAGACCCTTCGCCCAGTGGCTCGGCCTCACCAACTCCACCCTGAACCCCCTGTGCTACTGCTTTGTGGGCAACCTGTACCGATCGGCCAAACGGTTTAGGAATAGCTACCGAGAAAGGTTGGTGTCTATGTTTAGTCTATCATTGACCCACGCACCGGGGGACCCCGCTGCCCCCCGTTTATTACACTACAAGGCCTCTAAAGACAACATGGAGTCTCGGTTTAAGAGAGGCAAACTCCAGTCAACGTTTCGACCCCTCAACAAGAACAAAAGTGCTTCCTCAGTCCCAATCTGTGAAGAGAGCCCAGGGCTCCCCATGCCTGTCCCTACTTGA